The following are encoded together in the Kribbella voronezhensis genome:
- a CDS encoding ABC transporter permease, translated as MSQTLTLTRIESKLFVREWAGLFFVFVLPVGLLTIFSLLDTGGDNSDGVPASFLPTMAIGIGIGILGMATLPMILAGYREKGVLRRMATTPVRPVKLLVAQLLLHLAAAVVVITLILGLGRLAFGAALPASPLPFAVAAILYSVAELSIGLLIAGLVSTAKGASVVGNILFFPSMFFAGVWTPGDLMPHAIRWVRDITPMGAGMTSMQDAWSGHWPGPAHLIALVAVTAACITLAAKFFRWE; from the coding sequence ATGAGCCAGACCCTGACCCTGACCCGGATCGAGAGCAAGCTGTTCGTCCGCGAGTGGGCCGGCCTCTTCTTCGTCTTCGTGCTGCCGGTCGGCCTGCTGACGATCTTCTCGTTGCTGGACACCGGTGGCGACAACTCCGACGGCGTACCGGCGAGTTTCCTGCCGACGATGGCGATCGGAATCGGAATCGGCATTCTCGGAATGGCAACCCTGCCGATGATCCTGGCCGGCTACCGGGAGAAGGGTGTACTGCGGCGGATGGCGACCACGCCGGTCCGGCCGGTCAAACTGCTGGTCGCCCAGCTTCTCCTGCACCTGGCGGCGGCCGTCGTGGTGATCACCCTCATCCTCGGACTCGGCCGGCTCGCCTTCGGGGCCGCGCTGCCCGCCTCGCCGCTCCCGTTCGCCGTTGCCGCGATCCTGTACTCCGTTGCCGAACTCTCCATCGGTCTGCTCATCGCCGGCCTCGTCTCGACCGCCAAGGGGGCCAGTGTCGTCGGCAACATCCTGTTCTTCCCGAGCATGTTCTTCGCGGGCGTCTGGACGCCGGGCGACCTGATGCCGCATGCCATCCGCTGGGTCCGCGACATCACTCCGATGGGAGCCGGCATGACGAGCATGCAGGACGCCTGGTCCGGCCACTGGCCAGGTCCCGCTCATCTGATCGCATTGGTTGCCGTGACCGCCGCCTGCATCACGCTGGCAGCCAAGTTCTTCCGCTGGGAATGA